AGAAGAGTTCACCGTCGGCATCGACTACATCCTGGATCAGAAGCTCATCCCCTCGGACTGTGTTGCCAGTCTGGCCCATGCCACCATGCTCCAGTCCATCGGTATCCTCAGCCAGGACGAACTGAAATACCTCAAGAAGGGGCTCAATCAGATTCTGGATGAACATGCCAGAGGTGAATTCGAAATCAAGAGATCCGATGAAGACGGCCACACGGCCATCGAGAACCGCCTTGTTGAGCTTGCCGGTGATGCGGGAAAGAAGATACATACAGGACGGAGCCGGAACGATCAGGTGGTCACAGCCATCCGGGTCTATGCCCGTACAAGGGTTCTGGGCATCATCAAGGAAACGGGAGAGCTGGCCCGGGCCATTCTGGATCTGGCAGAACTCCATAAAGAGACTCCCATGCCGGGACGGACTCATATGCAGATTGCCATGCCCTCCTCGGTAGGGCTCTGGGCCGGCGGATTCGCGGAAGAGCTCATCGATTCGATTCGTCTCCTCTCTGCCGCCTGGGAAATCCTGGATCAGAACCCCCTGGGGGCTGCTGCAGGATACGGTGTTCCCCTTCCTCTGAACAGGGAGATGACCACAGAACTCATGGGCTTTTCCAGGGTTCAGAATAATGTTGTCTATGTGAATAACAGCCGGGGCAAGATGGAGTTGATGGTTCTGGATATTCTGGATCAGATCACTCTGACTCTGAGTAAAATGGCTCAGGACCTGATACTTTTTTCTCTCCCTGAATTCGGCTATTTCAGCCTGCCCGCCCAGTTGTGCACCGGTTCCAGCATCATGCCTCAGAAAAAGAATCCCGATGGTTTGGAACTGATGAGAGCCAAGGCCGGGACAGTCAGTGCCTGCGGGACACAGATCAGGAATATCCTGCGCTCTCTTCCCTCGGGGTATAACCGGGACTTTCAGGAAACCAAGGAGCCCTTTCTCAAGGGCTGTGATATCAGCTCTGTCTCTTTGAAGATGATGACCCTGACGTTCCGGGAACTTGAAGTGAACATTGACGGCCTCAAGGCCGGGTTTTCCAAGGACATTTATGCCACCGATGCGGCCCTGGATCTTGTGGCCTCCGGAATGAGTTTCAGGGATGCTTACAAAGAGGTGGGCCTTCATCTGGACAAGCTGGGCGACCAGGACCCGGACGAATCCATCCATTCCAGAACCTATACCGGTACGAGCGGAAAGCTCTGCCTGGACGAGGCCCTTCAGCGTCTGGAGGCACTGATGAACAGCGCCACAGAGAGGGAAGTGAAAATTGCTACAGCTCTGGAATCCCTGATGGGGCAGAGCCTGAATCTTCTGGTCAGATAACCCTCCCAGGTGTCTGGGAGAGAAAATCTTTACTGATCTGAGAGTTCCTGAATCTGGGTCAGCAGGTCCCGGAGCTTCTGCTGTTCTGACAGACTGTTTTCCAGTTCCTTTTCCAGCTCTATTCTCATCTTTTCCTGTTCTGTTTTCTTCTTTTCCAGAGCGGAGTTTTTGTTACGCAGATTCACTATATCACTCTGCAGGCTCATGCTGAAGTTCGTTGAATCCTGCAGTAGTTTCTTATTCTCCTGAGTATTCTCTTCAATCTTCCTGGAAAAACCGGAATTCAGATCAGAAATTTCTTTTTCAAATTGGGATTTGATTTCATCAATCTTTTCCGGCCGGGAGCTGGTCTTTTCCGCTTCCAGGCTTTCATTCAATCCCAGTGGGTTCATCTTCAGGACCAGGAGTGAACTTTTCAGATCCTGCAGCTTCACATTCATACTGCTGTCGCTAAATCCGCGTTTTCGGGCCAGTATCGTGAGATTCCCTTCGGCGGGGAAGAGACCGCTTAAGCGGCTCTGCCCGGTGAGTTTTCCATCCACAAAGATCTGTCCTCCCGGGGGGGCTGTCCTGATTTCCAGATACATCATGGTGGCTGGATCACGGTAGGGGAGGCCAGGGCCTTCTTCTTCAAAAATCCTCTTGTCTTCCTGGTTCAGTTCTTTTGCCTCAGGCAGGGGCAGGTCTTTGTTCCAACCCTGTAAATCCAGGCTGAAACCCGATGGTACAGTTTTCAGCAGTTTCTCTTCCTGGTTTCCTGATTTCTGGAGGACCACCACGTTTCCTTCCTGAACAGCCACTCTGCTGCCGCCGGAATAGATTTCCACCATGAATTCTGTGCCCTCAACCCGATAGATTTTCTCTTGTGCTATGACTTCAAGATTATCTGTTGCATCCAGGCGGTCAACCTTGTAGATCATTGAACCTGTTAAAAGCTCGGTTCGTATATCTGAATCCATAGGGCTGGATAGGAGTTTTTGAATTTTAACCAGAGTGTTGCTGCGGAGGCTCATGGTGGCCTTGCCGACAAAATGAACCTGACACCAGGATTCATCTACAACCTTGATGACATCCCCTTCCCTGAGGGCATCTCCGACATGGGGAGTGAGGATCAGTTCTTCTCTGATGATGAAAACATCACCGGATATTCTGGATATTATGGCATCACCCGGTTCTATAGGGATAAAACGCAGGGATTCTTCCAGACCTTCATTCCCGGCGGTCTTGAAGAATATGGAATAGCCGTAAAGGAGTCCTACCGCCAGCAGGAGGCCCGCCATGATCAGTAATAGGGATTTAACAAGGGATTTCATTGTGTCCTAACCATCCTGTATTTCACCGGCCAGAACTGATCTGACCAGGGTTGATAGATCTTCAGGTAGCTTGAGTGATATGGGATCAAATAAGCGGATAACCCGTTTTCGGCTGTACCGGCCATCGGCACTCATAATGGACTTTCTGTCAGATTCACTTCTTTGCCAGGTTAGACAGCGCTGAACAGATTTTTTATCATAACAGAGCTGGAAACCTGTAATCCTATCTCCCGAAGCATCATACCAGACGATCAGATCCGTATTTTCATCTACAAACCATCGCCGGTAATCCTCTCCGGGAACCTGCCGGACCTTTTCAATTTCTACCAGCATGGTTCCTCCTGTTCAGGCTTTCTAGTTGTATATTCTCAGAGCCTGAGCAATATTTAGACAATAATCTCCAATCTGATCAATGTGCCGGACAATATCAAGATACAGCAATTCTCCTTTAATGTCCGCACCGCTCTTCAGGTTCTTCCGCACCTCTTTTTTCAGGCTCTTCTTGAAAGACTCCATTTTGCTTTCCATCTCATAGGCTTCTTTCAGGGTTTCCTTACTCATATGCAAATTGACCCGGGACTTGATGAAGAAAAGGAACTTTTGAACCAGAGTTATGACGGGGATCAGCTCCTCAGCGGCTTTGTCATGCATGGGAATGTCTTTCTTGAAACGCCGCTCTGCCAGGAGTATCAGGCTATAGCAGCTGTCTCCAATGCTCTCCAGCTCATTGACGATTCTCATCATGGAACTGACATTGTTGCGCCCGTTCTGATTCAGGCTGTCTCCGAAACAGGCAATCAGAAATTTTGTAATTTCTTCCTGCATCTGATCGCTGTAATCTTCCAGTTCCTTGACTTCCTTGACCCGGGCACCCATCTTCTTCTTTGGATTTTTGAAGACTTCCGTGTAGATATTAAACATGTCTTCAATCACTTTTGTCATATGAGAGACTTCTTTCTGTGCTTCAATAATATTGATCTCGGGAACATTCTGAATGGTTGAATCAATGTAGGTCAGTTTGTATTTTCCCAGCCCTGCTTCCACTTCTCCGGCGGGAATCATCCTTTCAACCATCCTGGCGATTTGAGGTACAAATCCAATGAAAATCAGGGTGTTCAGAATATTGAAGAGGGTGTGGAACATGGCAAGGTTCATGGTGATCTCGTCTCCTGGAACGATCGATCTGACCATGACTATAAAGGGTTTGAACATCAGGGCGACCACAAGGACACCGGCACAGTTAAAAAGGATATGGACCAGTGCTGCTCTTTTAGCATTCACATTGGTACCGATTGAGGCCAGAAAGGCATCGATGGTGGTTCCGACGTTGGAACCCATCACCATGGCGGCCGCGGCTTCCAGGGGTATGAGTCCATTGTAGGCCATGGTCAATGTGATGGCCATGGAGGCGCTGGAGGAGTGGACAATGATGGTGACCAGAGCACCGGCTATAATAAAGATAATGAGCGAGAGGGCGCCTCGGCCTGTGTATTGAGACAGGAAGGAGACCATCTGATCATCCAGTTTGGGCATGTAATTCTTCAAAAAGGAGAGTCCCAGGAAGAGGATACCAAAACCAATCAGGAACTCTCCCCAGTCATTTCGTTTAGCTGACTTGGAAAAGTACAGGGGCAGGCCCAATCCGATAATGGGGAGGGCCATGGTGCTGATTTTGAATTTGAATCCCAGGAGGGAGACGATCCATCCCGTGACTGTTGTTCCTATGTTGGCTCCCATGATGACACCGATGGACTGGGTCAGGGTCAGGAGTCCTGCATTGACAAAACTGACGACCATAACAGTTGTCGCTGAAGAAGACTGGACAATCGCGGTGATCAGGAATCCTGTGAGAACCGCCGCAAAACGATTGGAAGTAATATGATTCAGAACACTCTGAAGCCCGTCTCCCGCAGCTTTCTGAATCCCTTCGCTCATCACTTTCATTCCGAAGAGAAAGACTCCCAGTGCACCAATAATCTGCATGATGTTCAAGACTAATGTCATATTTTTAAAACTCCTGTATTTACTTTATGTAAAGATAGATGGTTCTTTTTTTGAATTGGGAAATAACTGAATCCCTCGGGGGTGAATCAGACGAGTCAGTTTAATCGGGGGAAGCAGACATTTGCAATAGAATTTTCCGGCTTTTAAACTTATATTTAACATTTCCCCGATGAAAGTCTTATTTTGAGATATTTTGTCTGTTTCTCCTTATGGAAAAGAACAGAAGACCAGCTAAGGTTAGAAAGTAGGGGAAGCTGAGAATCAGGCTGGGGGGCAGACCCAGAAATCCCTGGGCTCTGTTGGCCCCCCATTCGGCCAGAGCAAAAAAGAGACAGGCCAGGGCTATACCCGGAATTTTCCTGTATCCCAGGTAGATGGCAACAAGAGCAATCCAGCCTTTTCCGGCAGACATGCCGGGTACAAACACTCCCAGGCGGAGAGATAAAGCCGCTCCAGAAAGTCCGCAAAGAATCCCTGACAGGAGTAGCATGTTTTTTTTGACTCTCAAGGGGGATATTCCCCGGCTGATCAGGAGATCGGGATGATCACCGCAGGATCGGATGATCAAGCCCTGCCTTGTTCTGTAAAATAGGATCATCAGCACCAGAATGGTCGCCAGAGCCGCCCAGACAAACATATCGAGTCCTGCAGGCCGGGGAAGAGAGCCGATCTGCAGGGGTCTGATAATCCCCTGATTCCCATAGAGCTTCTGTGTTATCGATGCGATGAGGGCCGGGACCAGAATATTGATGCCCAGGCCGCATATAAAGGGATTCCCCTTGAGAGTGAAACTGCTGAAATTGAATACTGCCGCCACCAGGATTCCCGCCAGAAGAGCCGCCAGAATTCCCAGGACAGGACTGCCGCTCAGGCCTCCCACCAGAAGGGCCGTGAAGGCGCCGCTCAGAATCATCCCCTCCAGAGCGATATTCAAAATACCCGCTCTTTCGGTTAACAATCCGCCCAGGGCGGCTAGAATCAGAGGGGAGGCACTGCTTAGAATATTCAGTATCATCCCAGATCTCCCTTTCCTACAACCCTGCGGAGTCTCAGGACCTGTGAGGAGATCAGGAGAAAGAGTATGCCCTGAATGATGGCGCCCAGCTCAAGGGTCAAATCGGACTGAAGCACGGCAATTTTGGCTCCCTGGCTGATCCAGGCAAAGAAAAGAGCCGCCGGTACGATGGCAGGGATTTTATTCCCGGCGATCAAGGCTACGGCTATGCCATTCCATCCCAGTCCGGAGGTCAGTCCCTGTATTCCTGCATAATAGGTCCCTGTCAGAACCAGTGACCCTGCGAGTCCATGAAGGGCCCCGCTGATGGTCAACGGGATGGTTTCATAAATTCCCGTATTCAGACCGCCAAAGCGGGCGAAACTGCTGCTGCTCCCTGTCATCTGCAATTCATAACCTGCCCGGGTATGATTCACTATATAATAAGAAGTAGGGAGCAGGACAAGGGGGAGGAGAAAGCTCAGATTGAAGGGGCTGGGAGGCAGGATGGAATTCAGTCTGAATTTTTCAGCTAGAGCTGCCGTTGTCATAAGATAGCTGGACGGGTCGCTCAAGGGACCCGTGATCAGATAATCAATCACCTTGGTGACCCCTGCAGAGAGTAGAAATGTGCTGATAAGATCATCCACCTTCCAGATGGCCTTCATCAGTCCCGAAATCAGCGCCATCATGGCCCCTCCGATCATGCCGCAGAGAGTGATGATCAGGATGCCGGGGATTCCCGGAAGGTCCGGGAAGTATCTGGCTGCCAGGACGGAGCATAAGGCCCCCATATAAAGCTGACCTTCTCCTCCGAGGTTGAAGGAACCGGCCCTGAAGGCCACAGTGATCCCCAGACCTGTCAGGCTCAGAAGAACAAGCATATTCAGCATTTCTCCCAGATAGAGAGGGTTGCTGAGAACTGCCGGGATGAAGTAATAGAGGGTTTCCAGGGGGGATGCGCTGAAGATGAAAATAACCGTTCCTGCCGCTAGGAGGCAAAGGATCAAAACCATGGCGGTGGGTGGTATTCTGATTTTTTTCATACTCTGTCGGCTCCGGTCATTCTTTCTCCTACAAAGGTTCTGTTCCATTCTTCTTCATTCCTTGATATCTCGCTGAGAACTCCCCCCGTCAAAACGCAGGCTCTGTCGCTCAAAAGAAGCATCTCATCCAGATCTGTTGTCAGCAGCAGGACCGCTGTTCCCTCATCCTTTGCCTGGAACAGCTGATCATGAAGGGCTTCCCTGCTTTTGAAATCAAGTCCCCAGCTGGGTTCGGAAACAATAAGAAGGCGAGGAGAGCCTCCCAATTCCCGGGCCACTATCATCTTCTGAATATTGCCTCCCGAGAGAGTTCTTACCTGTTGATCCGCCAGACCTTTTATTTTATGGATACGGATATATTCCTTCGCCCAAAGGAGGAGTTTTTTCCGGTAACTGCTTAACCCGCCGGAGATTTCCCGTTTGAGGACCGATAGGTTCTCGGCCAGTGTTGAATTTGGATCGGCTCCCCTTTGGAGACGGTCTGCCGGGATATAGGAGATGCCCCAGCGCCTCAGCTTATAGGGGCTGAGAGGTATTCTGTTCCGGCCATTGATTAATATCAGTCCCGTTGAGGGCTGGACCATTCCGCTCAGGAGGTCTTCCAGATGGGTCAGACCGTTTTCCCGGATTCCACTGATTCCAAGAATTTCTCCTGCATCAAGATGAAGAGATATGTTTTTCAGCCGTTTGGTACCCAACTCGGTCACATCAACATCCATGAGTTCCAAAACGGTTTTACCCCGGTCTTCTCTCCCCGGTGATTTTCGAAGAACAGTTTCCCCCGGTTTTGATTCGCCGATCATCAGGCGTGAGATTTCGGAGGCATTGAAGTCTTTCTTGTTCACCACCGCCATGAGCTGTCCCTTACTCAGGATGGCCAGTCTATCGGCCGTGATGATGGCTTCATGGATTTTGTGGGTTATAAAGAGGATGGTTTTTCCTTCTTCTTTGAACTGTTTCATCAAGGCAAAGAGTTTATCTCTCTGTTTATCCGAAAGACTGGCTGTCGGTTCATCCAGAATGATGAGGGATTTCTGTTTCCATAAGGCACGGATCAGTTCGGCTCTCTGGATTTGAGGCGCCGTCAAGTCCATCCCCTTCATGTCCAGATCCAGGGGAAGGTCATAGCGTTCCTGAATCTCAGAAATATCCCTTCTGAGGGACTTTGGATTAAAGATGGGATTTAAATGGCACCCGCCTTGTTCCAGGATGATATTTTCAAAGACTGAAAGGTTCCCGGCCAGAAGAGGCTTCTGATGAATCATTCCGGTGAATTCTCTTCTGGCCCGGGGAGTTGACCCTGACGGAACGGTCATCCTTCCCTCGCTTGGAATCAGGAATCCCGAGAGCAGGAACATCAGGGTCGACTTCCCGGCTCCGTTCTCTCCCATAAGAGCCAGGATCTCCCCTTTGTATGCCTGAAGGCTGATGTCCCGGCAGGCAAGAATACCGTTTTCTGAAAACCGATGAGTAATTTTATCTATGGTAAGAACCGGTTCTTGGCTTTTTGACAAGGGAATCCTTTCTCCTTTGCAGTCGTTGAGAGCTTATCGGAAGAGGAGGGTCCCTTTTCTGAGTTTAGTATGCTCTTGCGTCATAGTATCCCGCAGTACCTGGGGGACATATTCAATATACAGTGGATCGTCGTCGATAAAGTCAATATAGCCTTCCATCACTCCTGCATATACAGAGGACCCCGGTTCCAGTTTTCCTTCAAGAGCCAGGAGGGTCTGTTCATAGGCTGCCCTGTCTTCCTTGATAATACCGCTTCCCAGTACCACTCCAGGTTCGATGCTGTATCCGTTGGTATCGTACCAGAGGACATAATGGCCTTTCTCTTTTGCCGCACTGACAACGCCCTGGTTGGCTCCGCCTGCAATGGTCAGGATAATATCGACCCCATCGTCATACATGCTGGTCGCCAGGTCGGATGCCTTGGCGGCATCATACCAGTTTCCAATCACACGGAAATCCAGTTCGGCGTCTCCCCCTGCGGCAGCCTTTAGACCCTGAGTAAAACCGGGTTTGATTTTCTGCATCATTTCAGGATACTCCTGTCCAGCAATAAGGCCCACTTTCAGTTCCCGGTTGGCTCCACTCAGCTCATCCGATCTAGTTGCCAGTCCGGCAAAATATCCCAGAAGGTAGGACAGTTCCAGATGGCTGAAAAGAAATGTGGATACTGTATCATTCTCAATGCTGCTTCCTTCGAGGATCAAAAAATTCTGATGGGGGTATACTTTTTTTATCTCACGACAGATTTCAGGCATTGACGGGTTGGATGTGATAATCAGGTCATATTTTTTTTCAGAAGCCAGAGCCAGTACCTGGGATTTCCATTCGGCCTGATTGAATCCGCCTTCAATGGTTTTGACTGGAATATCTTTTGTTGCGGCTGCTTTTCGAACACCTGCATCCATCATTTCGTAGGTCGGGCTTCCAGAGAGCACTCCCGGGACAAACACGGCCAGAGACGAAACTGCAGGGGAGGAAGAGGACTGGACCTTCTTTTGGGGGGTACAGGAACTCATCAAAATCAGTATCAGGGCCATCATCATCACTATATTATGTTTTTTATTATGATAAATCATTTCATACTCCTTGGTCCGGGGAACTTTTAAATCGGATGTTGTTTCATACTTTAATGATCCTATACGTGTATTATAGGGACCTTCACCCGGATTGAGCAAATTATGGTGCAATCATCTGTGCTGGTAAACCCCATTTCGAGACTGAATCTCCTCTGAATCTAGGGAAAGCGAATATTGACCCCTCATGATGGGACATGATATCTTTTCAGCGAAGTTCACAACAATTAAGGATAACAGATGAGTTTTTCCAAACCAACGTCTCTTGGGGTGATCGCCTGCCCGGGAGGAGAGCAATTTGCAGATGAAATTACCTCCCATTTGAAGAAGATTTACAGGACAAGGTTCGAAAATAAAGTCAGCTATATTTCCCGTCTTTATAATATAGATAGAGTGGAGGTAAGCAAACAGTCCAACTTTGCGGATGATGTGATTTCTCATCGGGTTACCGCAGTGGGTGATGCAAGTAATTACAGGAGTCCTTCATTCAAAATACCATGCAAAGTGACAAAATTTGCCAATGGGGAAGTGAAGGCAGAGATTCTCCGTTCCATCAGGGGAGCGGATGTCTACATTGTTCAGGATATGGCCAACAATACGCCTATTCGCTTCGCCGGTTCTGACGAAAAAAGTGTCTGCTCCATCAACGATCACCTGATGAGTCTGTACGTGACAATTGATGCCGCCATGCAGTCGGGGGCCAGGCGGGTCAGTCTTGTACTCCCGACCTATCCTTACAGCAGACAGCATAAATCAAAAGGCCGTGAAGGTCTGACGGCTTCTACCCTGGGGCGGATGTTTGAAAGTATGGGTGTAGAGAGAATCATAACCCTGGATATTCATTCTAAGGAAATATCCCATTGTTTTCATAAACTTTCTCTCGAAAACCTCCATGCTTCCTATCAAATTCTGCGTCAGCTGAGCGGCAAGATCAACATGTTGGAAGAAGATCTGGTTGTCGTTTCCCCTGATACGGGTGCCATTGAACGCAATAAGTTCTATGCCAACTCACTGAAAAAGCCACTGGCTCTCCTTTATAAAGAGAGAGACTATTCCAAGCTCACCAGGAGCGCTGCCGACTCCAATATTACCTCAGCCCGTCTTTTAGGGGATGTGGTAGGAAAGACAGTCTTTATGGCAGACGATATGCTGGGGACCGGAGGGACCCTGATCAAGGCCATGAAACTGATCAAAGAACTGGGTGCCAAGAAAATAATCTGTTCTGTGTCTCTTCCCATGTTTTCAGGTTCTGCAGTGGAGCATTTTGATGAAGCCTATAAAGCAGGCTATTTCGATTATATTGTGGGTACCAATGCGGTCACTTTACCGGAAGAGATCCTGTCCAAGGAGTGGTTTTTTTCAGCCAGCGTCTCCAATCTTTTTGCACGGTCCATTTCCAGGGTTCATCATAACCGTTCTGTTTCTCCTCTGCTGGATAACAGCAAGATGATTCAGAGGATGCTGAAGAAAAAGTAGTTTTCCCATGTAGAGGTAATCATTGATACTGGCAGTTGATATCGGAACATCCTCGATGAAGGGTGGACTTATAACCGAGGAAGGTTTTCTTTTCTCTTTTCACCGGGTCGGCTTTTCTGCGGACTCCCTCAAGGGAAACTTCTCATTCCCCCCCGAACTATGGAGTCAGGGATTTCTGGAAATCCTGGAAACCCTGGGAGCTTCCCGGGTCAGTGCTGTCGCCATCAGTGGAAATGGTCCGACCCTGGTTCCCGCCGAATTGAATGGCAAACCCCTGTCTCCGGCCCTGATGTGGAACGATGACTACGGGACAAGTTCTCTGATCAGTGATTCCTACTATCTTCCTAAAATCCACTGGCTTCGTGAAAATGAGCCCGCATTGTATAAAAGAGCGGATCTGTTCCTGTCCTGCCCTGAAATTCTGTATACCCAATTGACGGGCAAGTCTGTCATGGTTTCGCCCCAAAAGGGCTATATCCCCTATATCTGGTCCGATTCAGAGCTGGATAAACATCAGTTCAGAAAATCGGCATTTCCCGATCTTGTACCCATGGGGTCCGTTGTCGCTCCTGTTTCGGCGACAGCCCTCCTTAAAACCAGCCTGAAGGCCGGCACTCCTGTTATTGCCTGTGGTTCTGATTTTATTGTGTCCCTCATAGGTTCGGGAGCCATACAGCCGGGACGCATCTGTGACAGGGCCGGAACCTCGGAAGGCATCAACTACTGCGCCACTCATGCCTGCGGTGACAGCCGGGTGCGGGAGTTGCCCCATGCCCTGGAGGGCCTCGTGAATGTTTCGGCCAT
Above is a genomic segment from Oceanispirochaeta sp. containing:
- a CDS encoding Na/Pi cotransporter family protein, which gives rise to MTLVLNIMQIIGALGVFLFGMKVMSEGIQKAAGDGLQSVLNHITSNRFAAVLTGFLITAIVQSSSATTVMVVSFVNAGLLTLTQSIGVIMGANIGTTVTGWIVSLLGFKFKISTMALPIIGLGLPLYFSKSAKRNDWGEFLIGFGILFLGLSFLKNYMPKLDDQMVSFLSQYTGRGALSLIIFIIAGALVTIIVHSSSASMAITLTMAYNGLIPLEAAAAMVMGSNVGTTIDAFLASIGTNVNAKRAALVHILFNCAGVLVVALMFKPFIVMVRSIVPGDEITMNLAMFHTLFNILNTLIFIGFVPQIARMVERMIPAGEVEAGLGKYKLTYIDSTIQNVPEINIIEAQKEVSHMTKVIEDMFNIYTEVFKNPKKKMGARVKEVKELEDYSDQMQEEITKFLIACFGDSLNQNGRNNVSSMMRIVNELESIGDSCYSLILLAERRFKKDIPMHDKAAEELIPVITLVQKFLFFIKSRVNLHMSKETLKEAYEMESKMESFKKSLKKEVRKNLKSGADIKGELLYLDIVRHIDQIGDYCLNIAQALRIYN
- the argH gene encoding argininosuccinate lyase; protein product: MSKLWAKDYDLNTLIEEFTVGIDYILDQKLIPSDCVASLAHATMLQSIGILSQDELKYLKKGLNQILDEHARGEFEIKRSDEDGHTAIENRLVELAGDAGKKIHTGRSRNDQVVTAIRVYARTRVLGIIKETGELARAILDLAELHKETPMPGRTHMQIAMPSSVGLWAGGFAEELIDSIRLLSAAWEILDQNPLGAAAGYGVPLPLNREMTTELMGFSRVQNNVVYVNNSRGKMELMVLDILDQITLTLSKMAQDLILFSLPEFGYFSLPAQLCTGSSIMPQKKNPDGLELMRAKAGTVSACGTQIRNILRSLPSGYNRDFQETKEPFLKGCDISSVSLKMMTLTFRELEVNIDGLKAGFSKDIYATDAALDLVASGMSFRDAYKEVGLHLDKLGDQDPDESIHSRTYTGTSGKLCLDEALQRLEALMNSATEREVKIATALESLMGQSLNLLVR
- a CDS encoding FGGY-family carbohydrate kinase produces the protein MILAVDIGTSSMKGGLITEEGFLFSFHRVGFSADSLKGNFSFPPELWSQGFLEILETLGASRVSAVAISGNGPTLVPAELNGKPLSPALMWNDDYGTSSLISDSYYLPKIHWLRENEPALYKRADLFLSCPEILYTQLTGKSVMVSPQKGYIPYIWSDSELDKHQFRKSAFPDLVPMGSVVAPVSATALLKTSLKAGTPVIACGSDFIVSLIGSGAIQPGRICDRAGTSEGINYCATHACGDSRVRELPHALEGLVNVSAILSSTGSLFEWYRQLTGQEKYNYKETMDGVNAIPASQDHPFFFPSMKGENLWEFSNGMFAGLDPGQGKFELGRSVMEAIGFAVRRSLEIFEELDLPVKELRVAGGQAKSPVWNQMKADITGKTVLIPEVEDAELLGSACLASCALGRYKNIREASEDLVKIKREIYPRKDFSEIYDRKYTRYRRACESVVSFYQEYPGKE
- the prs gene encoding ribose-phosphate diphosphokinase, which translates into the protein MSFSKPTSLGVIACPGGEQFADEITSHLKKIYRTRFENKVSYISRLYNIDRVEVSKQSNFADDVISHRVTAVGDASNYRSPSFKIPCKVTKFANGEVKAEILRSIRGADVYIVQDMANNTPIRFAGSDEKSVCSINDHLMSLYVTIDAAMQSGARRVSLVLPTYPYSRQHKSKGREGLTASTLGRMFESMGVERIITLDIHSKEISHCFHKLSLENLHASYQILRQLSGKINMLEEDLVVVSPDTGAIERNKFYANSLKKPLALLYKERDYSKLTRSAADSNITSARLLGDVVGKTVFMADDMLGTGGTLIKAMKLIKELGAKKIICSVSLPMFSGSAVEHFDEAYKAGYFDYIVGTNAVTLPEEILSKEWFFSASVSNLFARSISRVHHNRSVSPLLDNSKMIQRMLKKK
- a CDS encoding ABC transporter permease; translated protein: MKKIRIPPTAMVLILCLLAAGTVIFIFSASPLETLYYFIPAVLSNPLYLGEMLNMLVLLSLTGLGITVAFRAGSFNLGGEGQLYMGALCSVLAARYFPDLPGIPGILIITLCGMIGGAMMALISGLMKAIWKVDDLISTFLLSAGVTKVIDYLITGPLSDPSSYLMTTAALAEKFRLNSILPPSPFNLSFLLPLVLLPTSYYIVNHTRAGYELQMTGSSSSFARFGGLNTGIYETIPLTISGALHGLAGSLVLTGTYYAGIQGLTSGLGWNGIAVALIAGNKIPAIVPAALFFAWISQGAKIAVLQSDLTLELGAIIQGILFLLISSQVLRLRRVVGKGDLG
- a CDS encoding ABC transporter permease, yielding MILNILSSASPLILAALGGLLTERAGILNIALEGMILSGAFTALLVGGLSGSPVLGILAALLAGILVAAVFNFSSFTLKGNPFICGLGINILVPALIASITQKLYGNQGIIRPLQIGSLPRPAGLDMFVWAALATILVLMILFYRTRQGLIIRSCGDHPDLLISRGISPLRVKKNMLLLSGILCGLSGAALSLRLGVFVPGMSAGKGWIALVAIYLGYRKIPGIALACLFFALAEWGANRAQGFLGLPPSLILSFPYFLTLAGLLFFSIRRNRQNISK
- a CDS encoding ABC transporter ATP-binding protein is translated as MSKSQEPVLTIDKITHRFSENGILACRDISLQAYKGEILALMGENGAGKSTLMFLLSGFLIPSEGRMTVPSGSTPRARREFTGMIHQKPLLAGNLSVFENIILEQGGCHLNPIFNPKSLRRDISEIQERYDLPLDLDMKGMDLTAPQIQRAELIRALWKQKSLIILDEPTASLSDKQRDKLFALMKQFKEEGKTILFITHKIHEAIITADRLAILSKGQLMAVVNKKDFNASEISRLMIGESKPGETVLRKSPGREDRGKTVLELMDVDVTELGTKRLKNISLHLDAGEILGISGIRENGLTHLEDLLSGMVQPSTGLILINGRNRIPLSPYKLRRWGISYIPADRLQRGADPNSTLAENLSVLKREISGGLSSYRKKLLLWAKEYIRIHKIKGLADQQVRTLSGGNIQKMIVARELGGSPRLLIVSEPSWGLDFKSREALHDQLFQAKDEGTAVLLLTTDLDEMLLLSDRACVLTGGVLSEISRNEEEWNRTFVGERMTGADRV
- a CDS encoding BMP family ABC transporter substrate-binding protein, with the protein product MIYHNKKHNIVMMMALILILMSSCTPQKKVQSSSSPAVSSLAVFVPGVLSGSPTYEMMDAGVRKAAATKDIPVKTIEGGFNQAEWKSQVLALASEKKYDLIITSNPSMPEICREIKKVYPHQNFLILEGSSIENDTVSTFLFSHLELSYLLGYFAGLATRSDELSGANRELKVGLIAGQEYPEMMQKIKPGFTQGLKAAAGGDAELDFRVIGNWYDAAKASDLATSMYDDGVDIILTIAGGANQGVVSAAKEKGHYVLWYDTNGYSIEPGVVLGSGIIKEDRAAYEQTLLALEGKLEPGSSVYAGVMEGYIDFIDDDPLYIEYVPQVLRDTMTQEHTKLRKGTLLFR
- a CDS encoding FecR domain-containing protein, whose product is MKSLVKSLLLIMAGLLLAVGLLYGYSIFFKTAGNEGLEESLRFIPIEPGDAIISRISGDVFIIREELILTPHVGDALREGDVIKVVDESWCQVHFVGKATMSLRSNTLVKIQKLLSSPMDSDIRTELLTGSMIYKVDRLDATDNLEVIAQEKIYRVEGTEFMVEIYSGGSRVAVQEGNVVVLQKSGNQEEKLLKTVPSGFSLDLQGWNKDLPLPEAKELNQEDKRIFEEEGPGLPYRDPATMMYLEIRTAPPGGQIFVDGKLTGQSRLSGLFPAEGNLTILARKRGFSDSSMNVKLQDLKSSLLVLKMNPLGLNESLEAEKTSSRPEKIDEIKSQFEKEISDLNSGFSRKIEENTQENKKLLQDSTNFSMSLQSDIVNLRNKNSALEKKKTEQEKMRIELEKELENSLSEQQKLRDLLTQIQELSDQ